One window from the genome of Variovorax sp. PAMC26660 encodes:
- a CDS encoding bacterioferritin — protein sequence MKAVVSSSSKAADHKHLVLDQRGLDAARQSLDDGAVTPSYGPWRDDVVKLLNDALATELVCVLRYKRHYFTANGVESPAIADEFLVHANEESGHADRIAERIVQLGGEPDFAPGHLLERSHAAYDESTDLQAMVRANLIAERIAVESYRQMIALIGDKDPTTRRMLEDILSDEEEHADELKDWLGH from the coding sequence ATGAAAGCCGTTGTTTCCTCTTCTTCCAAGGCTGCCGATCACAAGCACCTGGTGCTCGACCAGCGTGGGCTCGACGCGGCACGCCAGAGCCTTGACGATGGCGCCGTGACGCCCAGCTACGGCCCCTGGCGCGACGACGTCGTCAAGCTGCTCAACGACGCGCTGGCCACCGAGCTGGTGTGCGTGCTGCGCTACAAGCGCCATTACTTCACCGCCAACGGTGTCGAGTCGCCCGCCATCGCCGACGAATTCCTGGTGCACGCCAACGAAGAATCGGGCCATGCCGACCGCATTGCCGAACGCATCGTGCAACTGGGCGGCGAACCCGATTTCGCGCCCGGCCACCTGCTCGAGCGAAGCCACGCCGCCTACGACGAATCGACCGACCTGCAGGCAATGGTGCGCGCCAACCTCATTGCCGAACGCATCGCAGTGGAGTCGTACCGCCAGATGATTGCGCTGATCGGCGACAAAGACCCGACCACGCGCCGCATGCTCGAGGACATTCTTTCCGACGAGGAAGAGCATGCCGACGAACTGAAGGACTGGCTCGGCCACTGA
- a CDS encoding BON domain-containing protein: protein MNKSNPYTAMPHSRAWLAVLVAGAALTLAACDKSDNRTAGEKLDSAVAKTEQAADTAAAKTEQALKEAKAKADASGTTADVKEGMANVKEAVKDAGATVSATVDDAAITASVSAGLAKDPDLSAIKINVDTKGGAVSLKGPAPSAAAKARAEEIAKGVQGVTSVDNQLDVKS from the coding sequence ATGAACAAATCAAACCCATACACCGCCATGCCGCATTCGCGCGCGTGGCTCGCCGTGCTCGTGGCCGGCGCCGCACTGACGCTGGCCGCCTGCGACAAATCGGACAACCGCACCGCCGGTGAAAAGCTCGACAGCGCGGTCGCCAAGACCGAACAGGCCGCCGACACCGCCGCCGCCAAGACCGAGCAGGCCCTCAAGGAAGCCAAGGCCAAGGCCGATGCCTCCGGCACCACCGCCGATGTGAAGGAAGGCATGGCCAATGTGAAGGAAGCCGTCAAGGACGCCGGCGCAACTGTGAGCGCGACCGTTGACGACGCCGCCATCACCGCCTCTGTCTCGGCGGGCCTGGCGAAGGACCCGGACCTGAGCGCGATCAAGATCAATGTCGACACCAAGGGCGGCGCCGTGAGCCTGAAGGGCCCCGCACCCTCGGCCGCTGCCAAGGCCCGCGCCGAAGAGATCGCCAAGGGCGTGCAGGGCGTGACCTCGGTGGACAACCAGCTCGACGTGAAGAGCTGA
- a CDS encoding CsbD family protein, producing the protein MNKDQVAGRVEEAKGKLKEVAGKVVGNEKLEGEGVADQAAGKVQKTYGDVKEKAKDAIKTGADKL; encoded by the coding sequence ATGAACAAGGACCAAGTGGCAGGCCGCGTCGAAGAGGCCAAGGGCAAGCTGAAGGAAGTCGCCGGCAAGGTTGTCGGTAACGAGAAGCTCGAGGGCGAAGGCGTTGCCGACCAGGCCGCCGGCAAGGTGCAAAAGACCTACGGCGACGTCAAGGAAAAGGCCAAGGACGCGATCAAGACGGGTGCCGACAAGCTCTGA